The following proteins are co-located in the Phoenix dactylifera cultivar Barhee BC4 unplaced genomic scaffold, palm_55x_up_171113_PBpolish2nd_filt_p 000077F, whole genome shotgun sequence genome:
- the LOC120104708 gene encoding uncharacterized protein LOC120104708 has translation MAGSGGLSSSSSSSSSARGHGVDRFYNPPAVRRQLEQQKLQQQQQQQQQQQQQSLPQRPARPKARLSLVLSPPPIEVAENRAELDESSSKPSVSSSSSSSPPRPLPPAGNLDRFLESTTPVVPIQYLPKTSVRGTSVSGWRNYEKSQPYFCLGDLWESFKEWSAYGAGVPLVLNGSDCVVQYYVPYLSAIQLYADPSRPSIRLRRPGEESDGEPYMDTSSEGSSESEADQLRERMASLGTTSSMGQEGFLSNDSEACNPAILPVFEYLERDPPYGREPLADKISVLASKFTELKTYKSCDLLQCSWMSVAWYPIYRIPTGPTLKDLDACFLTFHSLATPPKDTSVAHMEAAGSCSIRNVNSSTAMSTKLPLRAFGLASYKLRGSIWMSDGLHERQLASSLLQAADEWLRLRQVDHPDYWFFISHYNTFRR, from the exons ATGGCGGGCTCCGGGGGTTTGTCCTCCTCctcatcgtcgtcgtcgtcggccCGTGGCCACGGCGTCGATCGCTTCTACAACCCGCCGGCGGTCAGGCGGCAGCTTGAGCAGCAGAAGCTccagcaacagcagcagcaacagcagcaacagcagcagcaatCGCTGCCGCAGCGGCCGGCGAGGCCGAAGGCCCGGCTGTCCCTTGTGCTCTCGCCGCCGCCAATTGAGGTGGCCGAGAACCGGGCCGAATTGGACGAGTCATCCTCGAAACCCTcggtttcttcctcttcctcttcttccccgcCCCGGCCACTGCCTCCTGCTGGAAATCTTGACCGGTTTCTGGAGTCCACAACTCCTGTCGTCCCCATTCAGTACCTCCCCAAG ACGAGCGTAAGGGGGACGAGCGTGAGCGGGTGGAGGAACTACGAAAAATCACAGCCTTACTTTTGCCTTGGAGATCTTTGGGAGTCGTTCAAGGAGTGGAGTGCTTATGGTGCTGGAGTGCCGCTGGTGTTAAATGGCAGTGACTGTGTTGTTCAATATTATGTGCCTTACCTCTCTGCCATCCAGCTTTATGCTGACCCGTCGAGGCCCTCCATAAGATTGAG GCGGCCTGGTGAGGAAAGTGATGGGGAACCTTACATGGATACTAGCAGTGAGGGCAGTAGCGAGAGTGAAGCTGACCAGTTAAGGGAAAGAATGGCGTCCTTGGGGACTACAAGCAGCATGGGCCAGGAAGGCTTTCTAAGCAATGACAGTGAGGCTTGCAATCCAGCGATCCTCCCAGTATTCGAATACCTAGAGAGGGATCCACCATATGGAAGAGAACCGTTAGCTGACAAG ATATCTGTTCTTGCAAGTAAATTTACAGAGCTGAAGACATACAAGAGCTGTGATCTGCTTCAATGTAGTTGGATGTCTGTTGCATG GTACCCGATATATAGGATACCAACAGGACCGACATTAAAGGATCTGGATGCGTGCTTTTTGACGTTCCACTCACTAGCTACACCTCCTAAAG atACCAGTGTTGCTCATATGGAGGCTGCTGGCTCCTGTAGTATAAGGAATGTCAACAGCTCGACTGCAATGTCTACAAAGTTACCATTGCGTGCCTTTGGGCTTGCTTCATACAAGCTCAGGGGTTCAATTTGGATGTCCGATGGACTGCATGAGCGGCAGCTAGCAAGCTCGTTGCTGCAAGCTGCCGATGAATGGCTTCGCCTTCGACAAGTAGATCATCCTGACTACTGGTTTTTTATCTCCcattacaatacatttaggaGGTGA